One Pelecanus crispus isolate bPelCri1 chromosome 14, bPelCri1.pri, whole genome shotgun sequence genomic window carries:
- the ACTR5 gene encoding actin-related protein 5 — MAAASRVFAFRDARWAPDPVLEPSAAVRTPQPVPLVIDNGSFQTRAGWASADPAVPAEPLLRFRSLAARSRGARGGAGAETQVGNDLGSPEPLRWLLRSPFDRNVPVQLELQELLLDHVFQRLGVASQGCVDHPIVLTEAVCNPLYSRQMMSELLFECYQVPKVSYGVDSLYSFYHNRRQNWPSSGLVISSGYQCTHILPVLEGRLDAKNCKRINLGGCQAAVYLQRLLQLKYPGHFAAITLSRMEEILHEHSYIAEDYIEELQKWRSPEYYENNVHKMQLPFSNKLLGSTLTSEEKQERRQQQLRRLQELNARRREEKLQLDQERLDRLLYVQELLEDGQMDQFHKALVELNMDSAEELQSYINKLSLSVEQAKQKILQAEVNIEVDVVDSKPETPDLDPLGSEQSLEDVESINEFEPLFAEEQPEVEKPVAAVQPVFNLAEYHQLFLGTERIRAPEIVFQPSLIGEDQAGIAETMQYVLERYPKEQQAILVQNVFLTGGNTMYPGLKARVQKELLEMRPFQSSFQVHLASSPVLDAWYGARDWAVEHMTREEGWITRKDYEEKGGEYLKEHCASNVYVPIRLPKQAPRTAEALAPSRVLTSSTGNPCEQA; from the exons ATGGCGGCGGCCTCGCGGGTGTTCGCCTTCCGCGACGCGCGGTGGGCCCCCGACCCGGTGCTGGAGCCCAGCGCGGCCGTGCGGACGCCGCAGCCGGTGCCGCTGGTGATCGACAACGGCTCCTTCCAGACGCGGGCGGGCTGGGCCTCCGCCGACCCCGCCGTCCCCGCCGAGCCCCTGCTGCGGTTCCGCTCGCTGGCGGCGCGCAGCCGcggggcccgcggcggggccggcgccgaGACGCAGGTGGGCAACGACCTGGGGAGCCCCGAGCCGCTGCGCTGGCTGCTCCGCTCGCCCTTCGACCGCAACGTGCCCgtccagctggagctgcaggagctgctcctcGACCACGTCTTCCAGCGCCTCGGCGTCGCCTCGCAG GGTTGTGTTGATCATCCAATTGTTTTGACGGAAGCGGTGTGCAACCCTCTGTATTCAAGACAAATGATGTCAGAGCTCCTCTTTGAATGTTATCAAGTGCCAAAAGTGTCCTATGGTGTAGATAGCTTGTACAGTTTTTACCACAACAGAAGGCAGAACTGGCCCAGCAGTGGTTTGGTAATATCTTCAGGTTATCAGTGTACGCACATTTTGCCAGTCTTAGAAGGCAG GTTGGATGCTAAAAACTGCAAACGTATTAATCTTGGAGGGTGTCAAGCAGCTGTTTATCTCCAACGTCTCCTTCAGCTGAAATACCCAGGTCATTTTGCTGCCATCACTCTCAGTCGCATGGAGGAAATACTGCATGAGCATAGCTACATTGCAGAGGACTATATAGAAG agCTACAGAAGTGGCGGTCCCCAGAGTACTATGAGAACAACGTGCACAAGATGCAGCTGCCTTTCTCTAACAAACTGCTGGGGAGCACTCTGACAtcagaggaaaagcaggagaggCGGCAGCAGCAGTTACGTCGACTTCAAGAACTCAATGCACGTCGTCgagaagaaaagctgcaacTTGACCAAGAGAGGCTGGACAGGTTACTATATGTACAG GAACTTTTAGAAGATGGTCAAATGGATCAATTCCACAAAGCTTTGGTGGAGCTGAACATGGACTCTGCAGAAGAACTTCAGTCTTACATCAACAAATTGAGTCTGTCTGTTgaacaagcaaagcagaaaatccTACAGGCAGAAGTCAATATTGAAGTAGATGTTGTGGACAGCAAGCCAGAG ACTCCTGATTTGGATCCATTAGGCAGTGAACAGTCACTGGAGGATGTGGAAAGTATTAATGAGTTTGAACCTTTATTTGCTGAGGAACAGCCTGAAGTTGAGAAGCCTGTTGCTGCAGTGCAG CCCGTGTTTAACCTGGCAGAGTACCACCAGCTTTTCCTTGGCACTGAAAGAATCAGGGCTCCAGAGATTGTCTTCCAGCCCTCCCTCATAGGAGAAGACCAGGCTGGTATAGCAGAAACCATGCAATATGTCCTTGAGAG GTATCCAAAGGAGCAACAAGCTATTCTTGTCCAGAATGTTTTCCTCACTGGTGGAAATACAATGTACCCTGGGCTGAAAGCCAGAGTCCAGAAAGAGCTCCTCGAAATGAGGCCGTTCCAGTCGTCTTTTCAG GTTCACCTTGCTTCCAGTCCTGTTTTAGATGCCTGGTATGGGGCTAGGGATTGGGCAGTGGAACACATGACCCGTGAGGAAGGCTGGATAACCAGAAAAGACTatgaagaaaaagggggagaatACCTCAAGGAACACTGTGCTTCAAATGTCTACGTTCCCATTCGCCTTCCAAAGCAGGCCCCACGGACAGCAGAGGCATTAGCACCTAGCAGAGTGCTGACATCCAGCACAGGCAATCCTTGTGAGCAGGCATAG